In the Tetrapisispora phaffii CBS 4417 chromosome 7, complete genome genome, one interval contains:
- the TPHA0G01440 gene encoding uncharacterized protein (similar to Saccharomyces cerevisiae YMR209C; ancestral locus Anc_8.722) — protein sequence MEHIAIKENNNVSTQSNFLPLLILTILTILMSFLRKYKPFNSWIVSRVNQMISPETMTNDQYYIITNTFKMVHGPTNGSLSHNRQLFPLNGLYNALLNLNEYGVRSKRQNSIILQRALSLNSEFKSQLKDIEYFDKLNDVDLAVVENNITVKKIVESTLTRLVDDNQSVLREGDNYDSAIFEQVKMVCEPLGYTIQAGNTVQLKRKKEPTMNSLLSKSSNQARVVESLQHLVRDYSKEYEIELNPLLDYVTSQMDDLYTNFQDDKVLILVPGPGVGRIPFELAKKYPKCQVESIELSNLMYLLNEFALTHQEDITIRPFAQYFSSQLDSGDQLREFNVPLSCIRKLPNLNIRHGDFRNISINEKYDRIVIVTVYFIDTAENILEYIDTMEKLTKFAHTKQINWINIGPLKYGTKPNVQLTFNELTKLLAIRNWKMKHVVINNDGNKLNGYLTDYKSLYQGYYGTVAFHTEYID from the coding sequence ATGGAACATATTGCAATTAAAGAGAACAATAACGTCTCGACACAATCTAATTTTTTAcctttattaattttaacaatCTTAACTATACTTATGTCATTTCTGCGAAAATATAAACCTTTTAATTCATGGATTGTGTCACGAGTGAATCAAATGATTTCACCAGAAACGATGACGAATGATCagtattatataattaccAATACTTTTAAAATGGTACATGGTCCAACCAATGGTTCTCTGTCACACAACCGTCAATTGTTTCCATTGAATGGGCTATATAATGCactattaaatttgaatgaatATGGTGTAAGATCAAAAAGACAAAATAGCATTATACTCCAACGAGCATTATCATTGAATTCCGAGTTCAAGTCTCAATTGaaagatattgaatattttgataaattgaacGATGTGGATTTGGCAGTTGTAGAAAACAATATCACTGTTAAAAAGATTGTTGAAAGTACATTGACTCGATTGGTTGACGATAACCAAAGCGTTTTAAGGGAAGGTGACAATTATGATAGTGCAATTTTTGAACAAGTAAAAATGGTTTGTGAACCACTTGGCTACACCATCCAAGCAGGCAATACGGTGCAGTTGAAGCGAAAAAAAGAACCCACGATGAATTCTCTTCTAAGTAAAAGCTCTAATCAAGCTCGTGTAGTTGAATCATTACAACATTTGGTTAGAGATTATAGTAAAGAGTATGAGATAGAACTAAATCCATTGCTGGATTATGTAACTTCGCAAATGGATGACTTATACACCAATTTTCAAGATGATAAGGTACTTATACTGGTTCCAGGACCCGGCGTTGGTAGAATCCCATTTGAACTTGCCAAAAAATATCCTAAATGTCAAGTTGAAAGCATTGAATTATCTAATTTGATGTATTTACTCAATGAATTTGCATTAACCCATCAAGAAGATATCACAATCAGACCATTTGCACAATATTTTTCCTCCCAATTAGATTCTGGTGACCAGTTACGAGAATTTAACGTGCCTCTTAGCTGCATCAGGAAACTCcctaatttaaatattagaCACGGTGATTTCAGAAACATAAGTATAAACGAAAAATATGACAGAATAGTCATAGTGActgtttattttattgatacAGCCGAGAACATACTTGAGTACATCGATACAATGGAGAAGTTAACTAAATTCGCCCATACAAAGCAAATAAATTGGATCAACATAGGCCCGCTAAAATATGGAACTAAACCTAATGTGCAATTAACATTTAACGAGTTGACTAAATTACTAGCAATAAGAAACTGGAAAATGAAGCATGTTGTCATAAACAATGACGGCAATAAACTAAACGGATATTTAACCGATTACAAGTCGTTATACCAAGGATATTATGGAACGGTAGCGTTCCATACCGAATACATTGACTAA
- the TPHA0G01450 gene encoding uncharacterized protein (similar to Saccharomyces cerevisiae HRK1 (YOR267C); ancestral locus Anc_8.716), with amino-acid sequence MPNLLPRNPFHNHHKSSPNSSASTNASPNSHPNANANSNMNPNNGDHSQGRMKNNKSFLHFIHRGQSNDSLRSDISIDSSAGNVMHSQRNNSQTNLNNLSSPVHKPNTNSTGNHHQQQQHHTSPHHHNASLYDSASPTSPKASHSMAELKRFFRPSLPKRKSSNLSAKDNNNPSTSTISMSPYGRKHDHHLREKSSAHDNSHTQSAIPPSSDSTLSLSNKLNIYHDDSILAQKYGKLGKLLGSGAGGSVKILTRPSDGATFAVKEFRPRKANESVKEYSKKCTAEFLIGSTLTHPNVIETLDIFSDAKQNKYFEVMEYCPIDFFAVVMTGKMSRGEINCCIKQISKGVQYLHSKGLAHRDLKLDNCVMTSNGIIKLIDFGSAVVFKYPFENKITLAHGIVGSDPYLAPEVITSTKSYDPQFVDVWSIGIIFCCLMLKRFPWKAPRQDTDENFKYFCMEDDMEHDYVASAKHNELVIRERIKKKHEKEEILKKQKEKSDAIREGRLEEYLKEHAEEVPEADVKTEDEPVQEKTDAITASEEKGSAPVEANNDDKAEETKINKETPETNKTDEPKQVAAHVNHSTRHHKGVIHGPYRLLRLLPHASRPILSKMLLIDPAERATMDDMFKDEWFQGIACCTIDSKKNLVPAPGHHHTLVDEKDAHLESYKQ; translated from the coding sequence ATGCCTAATTTGTTGCCAAGGAACCCGTTCCATAACCATCATAAATCAAGTCCCAATTCAAGTGCAAGCACAAATGCAAGTCCAAACTCACATCCAAATGCTAATGCAAACTCAAATATGAATCCTAATAATGGTGATCATTCCCAAGGTCGTatgaaaaataacaaatctTTTCTGCATTTCATTCATAGGGGCCAAAGTAATGATTCTTTAAGGAGTGATATTTCTATAGACTCATCTGCTGGTAATGTGATGCATTCACAACGTAATAATTCGCAGACgaatttaaataacttGTCATCGCCAGTCCACAAGCCAAATACAAACAGCACTGGTAATCACCAtcagcagcagcagcatCACACAAGTCCACACCATCACAATGCAAGTCTTTATGATTCTGCATCTCCTACTTCTCCAAAGGCAAGCCATTCCATGGCAGAACTAAAAAGATTTTTCAGGCCTTCACTGCCAAAGAGGAAATCATCTAACTTGTCGGCAAAGGATAACAATAATCCATCAACTTCCACTATTTCAATGTCCCCTTACGGAAGGAAGCATGATCATCATTTAAGAGAGAAAAGCAGTGCACATGATAATTCACATACCCAATCAGCTATACCTCCTTCCTCAGATTCCACTTTATCACTTTccaataaattgaatatttatcatGATGATTCCATCTTGGCACAAAAATATGGTAAATTGGGGAAGTTATTAGGGTCGGGTGCTGGTGGTTCTGTTAAGATTTTAACCAGACCTTCAGATGGCGCAACTTTTGCtgttaaagaatttagACCAAGGAAGGCAAATGAATCAGTGAAAGAGTATTCAAAGAAATGTACTGCCGAATTTTTGATCGGTTCTACTTTAACTCATCCCAATGTCATCGAAACtttagatattttttctgATGCTAAAcagaataaatattttgaagttaTGGAATACTGTCCTATCGACTTCTTTGCGGTTGTAATGACAGGTAAAATGTCAAGAGGTGAAATCAATTGTTGTATTAAACAGATATCCAAAGGTGTTCAATACCTGCATTCAAAGGGTTTGGCTCATAGagatttaaaattagataaCTGTGTCATGACTTCAAATGgtataattaaattaattgatttcgGTAGTGCTGTCGTGTTCAAATAtccatttgaaaataaaattactTTGGCACACGGTATTGTTGGTAGTGATCCTTATTTAGCACCGGAAGTTATCACATCTACTAAATCCTATGATCCACAATTTGTTGACGTTTGGTCAATCGGTATTATTTTCTGTTGTTTGATGTTGAAAAGATTTCCATGGAAAGCTCCTCGTCAAGACActgatgaaaattttaaatactTCTGTATGGAGGATGATATGGAACATGATTATGTTGCTTCAGCTAAACATAATGAACTGGTTATCCGTGAGagaataaagaagaagcaCGAGAAGGAAGAAATTCTAAAGAaacagaaagaaaagagCGATGCCATTAGGGAAGGAAGATTAGAGGAGTATTTGAAAGAACATGCAGAAGAAGTTCCAGAGGCTGATGTGAAGACAGAAGATGAACCAGTTCAAGAAAAAACTGATGCTATTACTGCATCAGAAGAAAAAGGGTCTGCTCCAGTTGAAGCTAATAATGATGACAAAGCGGAGGAAACAAAAATCAACAAGGAAACACCCGAAACAAACAAAACTGATGAACCAAAACAAGTTGCAGCACATGTTAATCATAGTACTAGACATCATAAAGGTGTTATACATGGGCCATATCGTCTGTTACGTTTATTACCACATGCTTCAAGACCTATTTTATCTAAAATGCTTCTGATTGATCCAGCGGAAAGAGCCACTATGGATGATATGTTTAAAGATGAATGGTTTCAAGGTATTGCATGTTGTACTATTGATAGTAAAAAGAACCTTGTTCCAGCGCCTGGCCATCATCATACTTTAGTTGATGAAAAAGATGCACACTTAGAATCATACAAACAGTAA
- the TPHA0G01460 gene encoding uncharacterized protein (similar to Saccharomyces cerevisiae TRE2 (YOR256C) and TRE1 (YPL176C); ancestral locus Anc_8.702) yields the protein MVSTNYTKLPNNEGSKDIIESENSNITNVEETVQQYEQQNLHDGNNDIEIQDFELPSQPPDYGFNSSDMININFEDADLTCVNRSFHEKLKNLGYDIHGHLRSKFIDPLFALMHFFSEKLDLYLNKVGNPLILRRFLYIIFMGAVALYVLSSDYMSNTHTRGARGLFSDHSLLLDYAKKSIDLAKFENDLEYISSMPHMSGTKGDIAIKNYISASFQNNGLKLVKEHLYGAYSNYPKSQSLRYYINGDIANKFDIKLTKNNFNPLSAHGTVLKTPIIYGSTGTESDFKNLKENGLLSGKYIILLDYGKVISEQVLLAQKYNATGIIFISKEDVNNPDSIQQRSVGIEQYSNEYDSMSLDSSSVPASDATDKMMNRFSKIPTLPISYRDGRTILQHLSIRGIKFSNGKSSGTIGDVLVDLAVETDVKENHFVSDIIGKFEGREQTDKAIVLLASRSSLGYGAKYPNYGTAMLLSLLELFQEMKYKYNWKPLRNIYFISTGGNEFNHAGSTMLVKQKLKALKDEIYTVIDISQIGIENDNRDINIQAHPLLQSFFKNKDISADFNITLTDIEQYGDWFPFMTVGIPSIVIADPAVQNRGPSIESQSDTFESLQTMLHKDEKTKQTSDTIYFILKIAFKLINEPLIHMDISDHVIKIDSYLKDIVKNYSRELNVNKVTEGLLLWKSIGTEWENWKRGWENVVWTHGQGLEPSLLSINRWTWNKKLANIGRRQCYGKGIPGRQYHKNVLFGPTLFTESFEGNGWVFPGVMDAIYENNWKEAQKQMDIIGEVLKYSAKYFIEETNIRDY from the coding sequence ATGGTTTCAACTAATTATACAAAGTTGCCCAATAATGAAGGAAGTAAGGATATAATTGAAAGtgaaaatagtaatattaCAAATGTAGAAGAGACAGTACAACAATATGAACAACAGAATTTACACGATggaaataatgatatagaAATTCAAGACTTTGAATTACCTTCCCAACCCCCAGATTATGGTTTTAATTCTTCTGATATGATAAACATTAACTTTGAAGATGCAGATTTAACTTGTGTAAATAGATCTTTTCATGAaaagttgaagaatttaGGTTATGATATTCATGGACATTTACgatcaaaatttattgacCCACTTTTTGCATTAATGCATTTTTTCTCTGAGAAACTAGAcctttatttgaataaagttGGTAATCCACTGATACTGAGGagatttttatatataatattcatGGGGGCCGTAGCGTTATACGTATTATCTAGTGATTACATGTCGAACACTCATACACGGGGTGCAAGAGGATTGTTTTCTGATCATAGTTTGCTATTGGATTACGCCAAAAAATCGATAGATTTAgctaaatttgaaaatgatttgGAATACATAAGTAGCATGCCCCATATGTCAGGTACAAAGGGTGACATTGctatcaaaaattatatcaGTGCTTCTTTCCAAAATAATGGCTTAAAATTAGTAAAGGAGCACTTGTATGGTGCATACTCTAATTATCCTAAATCTCAATCATTGcgatattatattaatggAGATATTGCTAATAAATtcgatattaaattaacaaaGAATAATTTTAACCCATTATCTGCTCATGGAACAGTTTTAAAAACACCGATTATTTATGGTAGTACCGGTACAGAAAgtgatttcaaaaatttaaaagaaaatggtTTGTTATCCGGTAAGTATATTATTCTATTAGATTATGGGAAGGTTATTAGTGAACAGGTGCTATTAGcccaaaaatataatgcaacgggaataatttttatctCAAAAGAAGACGTTAATAACCCAGATTCGATTCAACAGAGATCTGTCGGTATTGAACAATACTCTAATGAATACGATAGCATGAGTTTAGATTCATCAAGTGTACCTGCATCAGACGCAACAGATAAAATGATGAATagattttcaaaaataccTACCCTTCCAATATCGTATAGGGACGGAAGGACAATTTTGCAGCATCTTTCGATTCGAGGAATTAAGTTTTCTAATGGTAAATCCAGTGGTACTATAGGTGACGTACTTGTGGATCTTGCGGTTGAAACTGACGTTAAAGAGAATCATTTTGTCTCTGACATCATTGGTAAATTTGAAGGGAGAGAACAAACCGACAAAGCAATAGTCTTGTTAGCTTCAAGATCATCATTAGGATACGGAGCAAAATATCCAAACTATGGTACTGCTATGCTTCTATCATTATTGGAATTATTCCAAGAAATgaagtataaatataattggAAACCTTTAAGAAACATTTATTTCATATCTACTGGCGGGAATGAATTTAATCATGCTGGTTCAACTATGTTagtaaaacaaaaattaaaagcaCTTAAAGACGAAATATATACCGTGATAGATATATCTCAAATCGgcattgaaaatgataatagGGATATCAATATTCAAGCCCATCCACTTTTACAATCTTTTTTCAAGAATAAGGATATATCTGCAGATTTTAATATCACTTTAACAGATATTGAGCAATATGGCGATTGGTTTCCTTTTATGACTGTTGGAATACCATCCATAGTAATTGCAGACCCTGCTGTTCAAAACAGAGGACCATCAATAGAATCTCAATCCGATACATTTGAATCACTTCAAACCATGCTTCataaagatgaaaaaaCCAAACAAACATCTGATACgatctattttattttaaaaattgcTTTTAAACTAATAAATGAACCATTAATTCATATGGATATCAGTGACCACgttataaaaattgatagCTATCTGAAAgatattgttaaaaattatagTAGAGAACTCAATGTCAACAAAGTCACTGAAGGTCTCCTATTATGGAAATCTATTGGCACTGAATGGGAAAATTGGAAACGAGGATGGGAAAATGTTGTTTGGACTCATGGCCAAGGATTAGAACCATCTCTTCTATCCATAAATCGTTGGACCTGGAATAAAAAATTGGCAAATATTGGAAGACGTCAATGCTATGGTAAGGGTATTCCTGGCCGTCAATATCATAAAAATGTCTTATTCGGTCCAACATTATTTACAGAAAGTTTTGAGGGCAATGGATGGGTTTTCCCTGGTGTAATGGATGCTATATACGAGAATAATTGGAAGGAGGCTCAAAAGCAAATGGACATTATAGGTGAGGTTCTCAAATATTCTGCGAAGTATTTTATAGAAGAAACTAATATAAGAGACTATTGA
- the OSW1 gene encoding Osw1p (similar to Saccharomyces cerevisiae OSW1 (YOR255W); ancestral locus Anc_8.700) translates to MRVPPPPRRSRSRKVLFYVRKVKRICFYRFSKKKSNERKLKSTKTWSKYLKHKFVNVRTPLTSVRIEDMVNLPSATQVRSAKSKPLLITTFYDGCENRPDVTMLQRTRLSRLHLSKRKFRLSHFDNLETYLNNDNKLKQKMNHECANSVRIIKNIYMKNADVKVVYHGKNIIQRKNLLFQHSTDLQKKTLNNTIQVTNPNSPEFVDFGNDISVRLHDYSVIDKENIISRKLFDKGKGKRNKYLYNINGKKEHINNPEIKKLFIKSPALHITYSPKVVNTQTSEIVVISHFR, encoded by the coding sequence ATGAGGGTACCTCCCCCTCCTAGAAGATCAAGGTCTAGAAAAGTTTTATTCTACGTTAGAAAGGTTAAAAGGATTTGTTTCTATAGATTTTCTAAGAAAAAATCGAATGAAAGGAAATTAAAGTCAACAAAAACATGgtcaaaatatttaaaacacAAATTTGTTAATGTAAGAACTCCTCTTACATCTGTTCGCATAGAAGATATGGTTAACTTACCTTCTGCAACCCAAGTGAGATCTGCAAAATCTAAACCACTCTTAATAACTACCTTTTACGATGGGTGTGAAAATAGACCAGATGTTACTATGCTACAAAGAACAAGATTGTCAAGATTACATTTAAGCAAAAGGAAATTCAGATTAAGTCATTTTGACAATTTGGAAACATATTTGAACAATgacaataaattaaaacaaaaaatgaatcatGAATGCGCTAATTCGGTtagaattatcaaaaatatttacatgAAGAATGCAGATGTGAAAGTTGTTTATCAtggtaaaaatataatacaaagaaaaaatctATTATTTCAACATTCCACAGATCTCCAAAAAAAAACTCTAAATAATACTATTCAAGTAACAAATCCCAATTCTCCAGAGTTTGTGGATTTTGGAAATGATATTTCTGTACGGTTACATGATTATTCAGTCAtagataaagaaaatataatttccAGAAAATTGTTTGATAAAGGGAAAGGCAAAAGAAATAAGTATCTGTATAACATCAATGGTAAAAAAGaacatataaataatcCTGAAATTAAGAAACTATTTATAAAGTCCCCCGCTCTTCATATTACTTATTCACCCAAAGTAGTTAATACACAGACCTCAGAGATAGTTGTCATCTCTCATTTTCGATGA
- the SEC63 gene encoding protein-transporting protein SEC63 (similar to Saccharomyces cerevisiae SEC63 (YOR254C); ancestral locus Anc_8.698): protein MPQSYDYDEGSETWPFFMLTLLLTVLIPMTLMQIWKLTGKTETEDEKVLKVNNSKSVMNKLDDKYTDSSIVTFRDKYNNSINNVFSAKNGLIIVGWICVSVLIQIINSNESIAKSAMGTFDPYEILGVTVSSTEKEIKKAYRNLSLKFHPDKLDRNLSEKERLSMEEIFVQISKAYEALTNPATKENYLLYGHPDGPQSQIHGIALPSFLVNGSLMAKIVIFAYVSLLSIGLPYLVRNWWVKTRSYTKNNIHVETASYFVDRMINYKPSEILTVKLIVSWLSHSKEFRIYYPTLTAADFERLLLAHINREKVDKSERDIQYRIVAKCHTLINGLVAIACGFRNMDIASAALDTFKCIMQAVPDSKYSEILQLPNVNKDHFIENSEDIFTVGKLFTLDDKKIGKVLGISDEELLKDTLAVASNIPFLRLLKAEFKVPGEKNVITGSIPYISLKILVHSARQKVISEKKFPEKYLEDDEDFETIKDPYSNLQTIPLTTYSFSPYFPAKRRSDWVCLIGLQKDNKIIQTPVTIDRLSFKNLNNEFDKRLITEINDKNFNPEEWDIAKINIPLGQPAPNEKGTAFFKVVIKSADYFGPDLEFTMKMDVIDPPPFEEKEEIYEDDSEDNESGESDGEESEEESEDDNDSDYTDIDTDTEDEDEDN, encoded by the coding sequence ATGCCTCAAAGTTATGATTACGATGAAGGCAGTGAAACATGGCCGTTTTTCATGTTAACTTTGTTGCTAACTGTTTTAATTCCAATGACATTAATGCAAATTTGGAAATTAACTGGTAAAACTGAAACTGAGGATGAAAAAGTTTTAAAGGTTAACAATTCAAAATCAGTAATGAATAAATTGGATGACAAATATACCGATAGTAGTATTGTTACCTTTAgagataaatataataactcaattaataatgtttttagCGCAAAGAATGGTCTTATTATTGTTGGTTGGATTTGTGTTTCAGTCttgattcaaattattaatagtaATGAATCTATTGCAAAATCGGCAATGGGTACCTTTGACCCATATGAAATATTGGGTGTCACTGTAAGCTCGACTGAAAAAGAGATCAAAAAGGCTTATAGAAACTTGTCTTTGAAATTCCATCCAGATAAGTTAGATAGAAATTTATCGGAAAAGGAAAGATTGTCAATGGAAGAAATATTCGTTCAAATTTCCAAGGCTTATGAAGCATTAACTAATCCTGCTACAAAAGAAAACTATTTATTGTATGGTCACCCAGATGGTCCACAATCTCAAATTCATGGTATTGCTTTACCAAGTTTCCTAGTCAATGGTTCTTTAATGGCCAAGATTGTTATTTTTGCATatgtttcattattaagTATTGGTCTACCATATTTAGTTAGAAACTGGTGGGTGAAAACCAGATCTTACaccaaaaataatatccaCGTTGAAACAGCATCATACTTTGTTGACAGAATGATCAACTATAAGCCATCTGAAATTTTAACAGTTAAGTTAATTGTTAGTTGGTTATCGCATTCTAAAGAATTCAGAATATATTATCCAACTTTAACTGCTGCtgattttgaaagattACTTCTAGCTCATATTAACAGAGAAAAGGTTGACAAATCAGAAAGAGATATTCAATATAGAATTGTCGCTAAATGTCATACATTAATTAATGGTTTGGTTGCTATCGCTTGTGGTTTTAGAAATATGGATATTGCCTCTGCTGCTTTGGATACATTCAAGTGCATAATGCAAGCGGTTCCAGATTCTAAATACTCTGAAATCTTACAATTACCAAACGTCAATAAAGAtcattttattgaaaactCGGAAGACATTTTTACAGTTGGTAAATTATTCACACTCGATGATAAGAAAATTGGCAAAGTATTAGGTATTAGCGAcgaagaattattaaaagacACATTAGCTGTTGCATCTAATATTCCATTTTTAAGACTTTTAAAGGCTGAATTTAAAGTCCCAGGTGAGAAAAATGTCATAACTGGCTCTATCCCTTATATATCTTTGAAAATACTTGTTCACTCTGCTAGACAAAAAGTAATTTCTGAAAAGAAATTCccagaaaaatatttagaagACGACGAAGATTTTGAAACTATAAAGGATCCATATTCTAATCTTCAAACGATACCTTTAACTACTTACTCTTTCTCACCATATTTCCCAGCCAAAAGAAGAAGCGATTGGGTTTGTTTGATAGGTTTACAAAAAGACAATAAGATTATCCAGACACCAGTTACTATTGATAGActatcatttaaaaatttgaataatgagTTTGATAAAAGATTGATTACTGAAatcaatgataaaaatttcaatccTGAAGAATGGGATATTGCTAAGATTAATATTCCATTGGGTCAACCAGCACCAAACGAAAAGGGGACAGCATTTTTTAAGGTAGTTATAAAATCTGCTGATTATTTTGGTCCTGATTTGGAGTTTACGATGAAGATGGATGTCATTGATCCACCAccatttgaagaaaaagaagaaatatatGAGGATGATAGTGAAGATAATGAATCTGGTGAATCAGATGGTGAAGAATCTGAAGAAGAGTCAGAAGATGATAACGATTCTGATTACACAGATATTGATACTGATACTGAGGATGAGGATGAAGATAATTAA
- the NAT5 gene encoding peptide alpha-N-acetyltransferase subunit NAT5 (similar to Saccharomyces cerevisiae NAT5 (YOR253W); ancestral locus Anc_8.697) has protein sequence MSSLKCNTLVSMLKLGTVNEKNLGVLEVLVKHTLPITYPTSFYKEICTSESKVFFSKITYFRDMPVGAIKARLIPNKKNSILSSGIYIELIVVLKNYRKKGIASTMLMFIEEQAKKHYQHDIYVHVSINNIHAIEWYTKQGFKLDSTPLKNYYQDLDESSKDAYVMKKVI, from the coding sequence ATGAGTAGTTTGAAGTGTAATACACTAGTAAGTATGTTAAAGTTAGGCACtgttaatgaaaaaaatttggGAGTTTTGGAAGTTCTAGTAAAACATACTTTGCCCATAACATATCCAACTTCATTTTATAAAGAGATATGCACATCAGAGTCCAAAGTTTTCTTCAGCAAAATCACATATTTTAGGGATATGCCAGTTGGAGCAATCAAGGCAAGACTAATACCCAATAAGaagaattcaattttatcttcaggaatatatatagaattAATTGTAgttttaaagaattataGAAAGAAAGGTATAGCATCTACAATGTTAATGTTTATAGAAGAGCAAGCGAAAAAACATTATCAGCACGATATATATGTGCATGtatcaattaataacatACATGCCATTGAATGGTACACTAAACAAGGGTTTAAATTGGATAGCACTCCACTAAAGAATTACTATCAAGATTTAGACGAGAGTTCAAAAGATGCATATGTCATGAAAAAGGTAATATAA
- the TPHA0G01510 gene encoding uncharacterized protein (similar to Saccharomyces cerevisiae YPL168W; ancestral locus Anc_8.696), with amino-acid sequence MSVVRSLTLLETNKYLFKYAITRGYSSSLHSNIEANLETSHVWKNLELDHSYTKQEKVEVFKKYLNHLITNDLYPESGSKEDDLLREIFQTVYKKPMKRRLKLQQLKYMYKGLLDNKINRTDLSNLLDYAYKLEIINVSVPKIIKDNALKSNLQIKSIINNALKMEPKNKNSLDNVIDGLQADSKINKIPARHIKLYLSKEKQKKDIGMNNAIDDADIQSIGGYLEKEGIKQKEIKKLAWEQNKKYNWQINQSPKLESAAAMLFKKSNDKYKLNILSYIKIGCLNPRYDLSIPLSNMLVENSNAKEILVYDLSNESVILKTNTIAHNEIISNVEIKDLFDILNQPNLSPEDTLVVLNKIMVNDWELIGINNSNRSQIIFQRPLCR; translated from the coding sequence ATGTCTGTGGTCAGATCTTTAACCCTTTtagaaacaaataaatatctcTTTAAATATGCTATAACCAGAGGATATTCATCATCTTTGCACAGCAATATTGAGGCTAATTTAGAAACATCTCATGTCTGGAAGAATTTGGAACTCGATCATTCGTATACAAAGCAAGAAAAGGTTGAagtatttaaaaaatatttaaaccACTTAATTACCAATGATTTATATCCGGAGAGTGGTTCAAAAGAAGATGATCTCTTGCGTGAGATTTTTCAAACAGTTTATAAGAAGCCCATGAAGAGAAGATTAAAACTTCAGCAGCTAAAATATATGTACAAAGGCTTATtggataataaaattaaccGTACTGATCTTAGTAATCTATTAGATTATGCATATAAATTGGAAATTATCAATGTATCAGTACccaaaattattaaagataatgCTTTAAAATCCAACCttcaaattaaatcaataataaataatgcattaaaaatggagcctaaaaataaaaatagttTAGATAATGTCATTGATGGCTTGCAAGCggattcaaaaataaataagatACCGGCTCGACATAtaaaactttatttatcaaaagaGAAACAGAAAAAGGATATAGGTATGAATAATGCCATCGATGATGCAGATATTCAATCGATTGGAGGTTATCTGGAAAAAGAAGGCATTAAGCAGAAAGAAATCAAGAAGTTAGCATGGGagcaaaataaaaaatataattggCAAATTAATCAATCTCCAAAGTTAGAATCTGCAGCAGCTATGCTGTTCAAGAAATCCAAcgataaatataaattgaatattttatcataCATTAAAATTGGCTGTTTAAACCCTAGATATGATTTATCTATTCCTCTTTCTAATATGTTAGTTGAAAATTCCAATGCTAAAGAAATATTAGTATATGATTTATCAAATGAGAGTGTCATTTTAAAGACCAACACTATAGCacataatgaaattatatCCAACgttgaaataaaagatcTTTTTGACATTTTGAATCAACCAAACTTATCACCAGAAGATACGCTTgttgttttaaataaaataatggtTAATGATTGGGAGTTAATCGGGATTAACAATAGTAACAGATCTCAAATAATTTTCCAAAGACCGTTATGTCGTTAG